In the Desulfuromonas sp. DDH964 genome, TGGCCGCATGGGACTCTTGATATTCAGCATCAACGTCACGCTGGACGGGTGCGTCGATCACCAGGTGGGGATCGCTGACGACGAGACACACGCATTCTTTACCCGCCTCATGGATGAGGGCGGGGTGATGCTGTGGGGTCGCGTCACCTACGAGATGATGGAGAGTTACTGGCCGGCGGTCGCGCGCGGCGAGATAGAGGCACAGCCCGCGATTCGCGAGTGGGCGGTTAAGCTGGAGGCCAAGCCGAAGTATGTGGTGTCCTCGACGCGAAAGGACTACCCATGGACCAATAGCCACCGCATCGCTGGCGACCTTCGCACGGGTGTACAGA is a window encoding:
- a CDS encoding dihydrofolate reductase family protein — protein: MGLLIFSINVTLDGCVDHQVGIADDETHAFFTRLMDEGGVMLWGRVTYEMMESYWPAVARGEIEAQPAIREWAVKLEAKPKYVVSSTRKDYPWTNSHRIAGDLRTGVQKLKDATPAGVLLGSGKLATELDRLDLIDEYKFLVHPRIAGHGPTLYEGGLSTTRRLELVSAKPLRNGAVAMHYRRERG